The Streptomyces achromogenes genome window below encodes:
- a CDS encoding ABC transporter permease: protein MSATTATLANPARTLAEPPREARRARAVLDLARFEARELLYQTPMLVFFALYAGFIVLRLMSRDGMDSYPVLNTVDRRTQMTPLLFAVALLVCVNAAALRSRKHGTVQQFGVLAMEPWRRALAHLLSVVPYAALTAVAVAVEFGWEALKPGAIGHGSFGELAVGPLTVLFAGVVGVLLACLLPSSFVPLLFVIPFYAVAVLASAVADAGSRAGWLSPVVFGADTGGDPVPSDLLGRPAGWHALYVTALCVALACAALLVAGGRTRAVKAATALALAGVAAGAIGQSAQDTAGLAAARTTASDSPQKVQSCATHDGSRYCAFPEWSGVRSEWAGVVGRVRSLAGGDAANASLTVRQRIDARSGVEADAALTPSTVPGRVTVGTRWGGNRVPEFAVGVATVLVAGTEAATEEEMCRDARPVTIMWLVLGADPTPSDTFRHVRLSDSTEGSGSVLAPTNGLSMTAAQTTVVRELLARPHAEVAARVKAHWAELTSTATSPAEAAKLLGVAAPQETEAQSCTQ, encoded by the coding sequence ATGAGCGCGACGACCGCGACGCTCGCGAACCCCGCCCGCACGCTCGCCGAGCCGCCGCGCGAGGCCCGCCGCGCCCGAGCCGTCCTCGACCTCGCCCGCTTCGAGGCCCGCGAGCTCCTGTACCAGACCCCGATGCTGGTCTTCTTCGCCCTGTACGCCGGCTTCATCGTCCTGCGGCTGATGAGCAGGGACGGCATGGACTCCTACCCCGTCCTCAACACGGTCGACCGGCGCACCCAGATGACACCGCTGCTGTTCGCCGTCGCCCTGCTCGTCTGCGTCAACGCGGCGGCGCTGCGCTCGCGCAAGCACGGCACCGTGCAGCAGTTCGGCGTCCTGGCCATGGAACCGTGGCGGCGCGCCCTCGCGCATCTGCTGTCCGTGGTGCCGTACGCGGCGCTCACCGCGGTCGCCGTCGCGGTCGAGTTCGGCTGGGAGGCGCTGAAGCCCGGCGCCATCGGGCACGGTTCGTTCGGCGAGCTGGCCGTCGGCCCTCTGACCGTGCTGTTCGCCGGCGTCGTGGGAGTGCTGCTGGCCTGTCTGCTGCCCTCGTCGTTCGTCCCGCTGCTCTTCGTCATCCCCTTCTATGCCGTCGCGGTCCTCGCCTCGGCGGTCGCCGACGCGGGCAGCCGGGCAGGCTGGCTCTCGCCGGTCGTCTTCGGGGCCGACACGGGCGGGGACCCGGTGCCCTCCGATCTGCTCGGCCGCCCCGCCGGCTGGCACGCGCTGTACGTGACGGCGCTGTGCGTCGCGCTGGCCTGCGCCGCGCTGCTGGTGGCCGGCGGCCGCACCCGAGCCGTCAAGGCGGCGACGGCCCTCGCTCTGGCGGGTGTCGCGGCCGGCGCGATCGGCCAGTCCGCGCAGGACACGGCGGGCCTGGCGGCGGCGCGTACGACGGCGTCCGACTCCCCGCAGAAGGTCCAGTCGTGCGCGACCCACGACGGCTCGCGGTACTGCGCGTTCCCCGAGTGGAGCGGGGTGCGGTCCGAGTGGGCCGGGGTCGTCGGACGGGTCCGCTCGCTGGCGGGAGGCGACGCGGCGAACGCCTCCCTGACGGTCCGCCAGCGCATCGACGCCCGGAGCGGAGTGGAGGCCGACGCCGCCCTCACGCCCTCCACCGTCCCCGGCCGGGTGACGGTCGGCACCCGCTGGGGCGGCAACCGCGTCCCGGAGTTCGCCGTCGGCGTCGCCACCGTCCTGGTGGCCGGCACCGAGGCGGCGACGGAGGAGGAGATGTGCCGCGACGCCCGTCCGGTCACGATCATGTGGCTGGTTCTGGGCGCCGACCCGACGCCGTCGGACACCTTCCGGCACGTGCGTCTGAGCGACAGCACGGAGGGCTCGGGCTCGGTCCTGGCACCGACGAACGGACTGAGCATGACGGCGGCGCAGACGACGGTGGTCCGCGAACTCCTGGCCCGCCCGCATGCGGAGGTGGCCGCCCGGGTGAAAGCCCACTGGGCGGAACTGACGTCCACCGCGACGTCCCCGGCCGAGGCGGCGAAGCTGCTGGGCGTCGCGGCGCCGCAGGAGACGGAGGCGCAGTCGTGCACGCAATGA
- a CDS encoding ABC transporter ATP-binding protein, translating into MTTTPTPGPASGSAQGSASVTAVDLSLRFGGTRALDGVSLRLDRGVTGLLGPNGAGKTTLLRVLATAVPPDGGRFTALGHDPGTASGRLALRRTLGYLPQTPGFHPDFTAFEFVDYVAILKELTDRGARLREVRRVLDAVDLSDVRGKRLKRLSGGMRQRVALAAALVGEPGFLVLDEPTVGLDPEQRMRFRELIAQAGEGRTVLLSTHQTEDVAMLCHRVIVLAGGRVRFEGTPAELTARAAGRVWSGPRRDPAALAGWRTGAGTFRNVGEPPEGADLVEPTLEDGYLLVLDGESAEATA; encoded by the coding sequence ATGACCACCACGCCCACCCCGGGCCCCGCCTCCGGTTCCGCCCAGGGCTCCGCCTCCGTGACGGCCGTCGATCTGTCCCTGCGCTTCGGGGGGACCCGCGCCCTGGACGGCGTCTCGCTGCGGCTGGACCGTGGCGTCACCGGGCTGCTCGGGCCCAACGGGGCCGGGAAGACGACGCTGTTGCGGGTGCTGGCCACGGCCGTGCCGCCGGACGGCGGGCGGTTCACCGCCCTGGGCCATGATCCCGGCACCGCGTCCGGCCGCCTCGCCCTGCGCCGCACCCTCGGCTATCTGCCCCAGACCCCCGGCTTCCACCCGGACTTCACGGCCTTCGAGTTCGTCGACTACGTGGCGATCCTGAAGGAGCTGACCGACCGGGGCGCCCGGCTCCGCGAGGTGCGGCGCGTGCTGGACGCCGTCGATCTCTCCGACGTGCGCGGCAAGCGCCTCAAGCGGCTCTCCGGAGGCATGCGGCAGCGCGTCGCCCTGGCCGCCGCGCTCGTCGGCGAACCCGGCTTCCTCGTGCTCGACGAACCGACCGTCGGGCTCGACCCCGAACAGCGCATGCGCTTTCGCGAGCTGATCGCCCAGGCCGGCGAGGGCCGCACCGTCCTGCTGTCCACCCACCAGACCGAGGACGTGGCGATGCTCTGCCACCGGGTGATCGTCCTGGCCGGCGGGCGCGTCCGTTTCGAGGGCACCCCGGCCGAGCTGACCGCCCGTGCCGCCGGCCGGGTCTGGAGCGGCCCGCGCCGCGACCCGGCCGCCCTGGCCGGCTGGCGCACCGGCGCCGGCACGTTCCGCAACGTCGGCGAGCCGCCCGAGGGCGCCGACCTCGTCGAACCCACCCTGGAGGACGGCTACCTGCTCGTCCTCGACGGCGAGAGCGCGGAGGCGACGGCATGA
- a CDS encoding ABC transporter encodes MTVRALAAPVWRSLPWRALIAAGGLSLLLASTARLPDRAPDPELGRLVLRLTALAGALGLAFLLDDPARRTTAATPVGRAFRAALRMALAAPLVALWWTAALLLVPAPSRPELTPATVEAAATACAALALATLAVRFTETAEVGRGAAVRLGVAAGVTLLVPDRWGLLGTPADPWWQATQLRWVAVLALTLALCATGTREPLRRRSRRPARRPTPSGD; translated from the coding sequence ATGACCGTCCGAGCCCTGGCCGCGCCGGTGTGGCGCAGCCTCCCCTGGCGGGCGCTGATCGCGGCAGGCGGGCTGAGCCTGCTGCTGGCGAGCACCGCACGGCTGCCGGACCGGGCGCCGGATCCCGAACTGGGCCGGCTGGTGCTGCGCCTCACGGCGCTCGCCGGCGCCCTCGGCCTCGCCTTCCTGCTGGACGACCCGGCCCGCCGCACGACCGCGGCTACCCCGGTGGGCCGGGCCTTCCGGGCCGCCCTGCGCATGGCTCTCGCCGCCCCCCTCGTGGCTCTCTGGTGGACGGCGGCCCTGCTCCTCGTGCCCGCCCCGAGCCGTCCGGAGCTGACCCCGGCCACCGTCGAGGCCGCGGCGACGGCCTGCGCGGCCCTCGCCCTGGCCACCCTCGCCGTCCGCTTCACGGAGACGGCGGAGGTGGGCAGGGGGGCGGCCGTCCGGTTGGGAGTGGCGGCGGGGGTGACGCTCCTGGTCCCCGACCGCTGGGGTCTGCTGGGCACACCGGCCGACCCCTGGTGGCAGGCGACGCAGCTCCGATGGGTGGCCGTGCTGGCACTGACACTGGCGCTGTGCGCGACGGGGACCCGGGAGCCGCTCCGGCGACGGTCCCGAAGACCCGCCCGGCGACCCACGCCGTCCGGCGACTGA